A stretch of Microbulbifer sp. SAOS-129_SWC DNA encodes these proteins:
- the lapB gene encoding lipopolysaccharide assembly protein LapB yields MADLTFFFFLLAAIAIGWLMGRRSVRKKANCNEQQRALAHSYAQGLNYLLNERHDDAIDKFIDALEVSSATFDTHLALGNLLRKRGEHDQAIRVHQNLLARPSLARPSQQKAQLELARDYIAAGWLDRAERLLQELVENSSDLRNVSLEHLVEVYRDEREWNKAIHAVNLLHGRRFKRLSAEWAPVQAHFCCELAEEAIKNKDYLSARKHIDAALDYDRNSVRANLLWGRLEHLLSRPREAIKVLQRIPRQNPDYIPEILELLITSYEAVDDEKGLDRYLESLQREHPSNSVLIALTERIHRQQSEAAAAAFMGKQLALRPSLRGLGHFIDLHIDTTQGRARENLSLLKTLIDQLIASRPHYRCSNCGFSGNQLHWLCPSCKHWDTVRSVKGVEGE; encoded by the coding sequence TTGGCCGATCTCACTTTTTTCTTTTTCCTACTCGCTGCCATCGCCATCGGCTGGCTGATGGGGCGCCGCAGTGTCAGGAAAAAAGCCAACTGTAACGAACAGCAGCGGGCGCTGGCGCACTCTTATGCCCAGGGTCTCAATTACCTTCTGAACGAGCGTCACGACGACGCCATCGACAAGTTTATCGACGCGCTGGAAGTCAGTAGCGCCACCTTTGATACCCACCTGGCGCTCGGCAACCTGCTGCGTAAACGCGGCGAGCACGATCAGGCCATCCGCGTGCACCAGAATCTGCTCGCCCGCCCCAGTCTGGCGCGCCCCAGTCAGCAGAAGGCGCAGCTGGAGCTGGCGCGGGACTATATCGCCGCCGGCTGGCTCGACCGCGCCGAGCGGCTATTGCAGGAGCTGGTGGAAAATTCCTCGGATCTGCGCAATGTCAGCCTGGAGCACCTGGTGGAGGTCTACCGGGACGAGCGCGAGTGGAATAAGGCGATTCACGCCGTCAATCTGTTGCACGGGCGCCGCTTCAAGCGCCTGTCCGCCGAGTGGGCGCCGGTGCAGGCGCACTTCTGCTGCGAGCTGGCAGAGGAGGCGATCAAAAACAAAGACTATCTGAGCGCGCGCAAGCATATCGATGCGGCGCTGGATTACGACCGCAATTCGGTGCGTGCCAACCTGCTGTGGGGGCGCCTCGAGCACCTGCTGTCGCGTCCGCGCGAGGCGATCAAGGTGCTGCAGCGGATTCCGCGGCAGAACCCGGACTATATCCCCGAAATCCTCGAACTGTTGATTACCAGCTACGAGGCCGTCGACGACGAGAAGGGGCTCGACCGCTATCTGGAATCCCTGCAGCGCGAGCATCCCTCGAACAGCGTGCTGATTGCGCTGACCGAGCGCATCCACCGCCAGCAGAGCGAAGCGGCGGCGGCGGCGTTTATGGGCAAGCAATTGGCGCTGCGGCCCTCGCTGCGCGGGCTGGGCCATTTTATCGACCTGCATATTGATACGACCCAGGGGCGCGCGCGGGAAAATCTGTCGTTGCTGAAGACCCTGATCGATCAACTAATCGCCAGCCGCCCCCACTATCGCTGCAGCAACTGCGGATTTTCCGGTAACCAGCTGCACTGGCTCTGTCCCAGCTGCAAGCACTGGGATACGGTGCGCTCGGTCAAGGGGGTCGAGGGGGAGTAG
- a CDS encoding helix-hairpin-helix domain-containing protein produces MKNVFRTPLAVCFAALLMVCGSAWTVAEESTADSTAGEAAVAAASVNLNSASAEELADKLDGIGAVRAEMIVKYRDEHGPFTSVEQLLDIKGIGTATLEKNRTRIML; encoded by the coding sequence ATGAAGAATGTCTTTCGCACTCCGCTTGCTGTATGTTTCGCTGCGTTACTGATGGTCTGTGGCTCAGCCTGGACTGTGGCCGAGGAGTCCACTGCGGACTCAACGGCAGGCGAAGCGGCAGTAGCCGCAGCCAGCGTCAACCTGAACAGCGCCTCCGCCGAGGAGCTGGCTGACAAGCTTGACGGTATCGGCGCGGTGCGCGCTGAAATGATTGTAAAATACCGCGATGAGCACGGTCCTTTTACTTCGGTCGAGCAGCTGCTCGATATCAAGGGTATCGGTACCGCGACGCTGGAGAAAAATCGCACTCGAATCATGCTCTGA
- the pyrF gene encoding orotidine-5'-phosphate decarboxylase, whose translation MQSNNSAAVSSPVIVALDYDNAAAALAMADQLDPALCRVKVGKELFTASGAQLVEQLVARGFQVFLDLKFHDIPNTVAAAVRAAAELGVWMVNVHASGGARMMEAAAEALRPYGERRPLLIGVTVLTSTAPEELAATGVTRPLEEHVLALAALAQQCGLDGVVCSAREAQALRQQCGTNFALVTPGIRPAGAAADDQRRIVTPAQALEWGADYLVIGRPITAAADPQAALAEILRETRN comes from the coding sequence TTGCAAAGTAACAATTCTGCTGCCGTTTCTTCGCCGGTTATCGTGGCCCTCGACTACGACAATGCCGCCGCCGCGCTGGCGATGGCGGACCAGCTGGATCCGGCGCTGTGCCGGGTCAAGGTGGGCAAGGAACTGTTCACTGCCAGCGGCGCGCAATTAGTGGAACAGCTGGTGGCGCGCGGCTTCCAGGTATTTCTGGATTTGAAGTTCCACGATATTCCCAACACGGTTGCCGCGGCCGTGCGCGCCGCAGCCGAGCTGGGTGTGTGGATGGTCAACGTGCACGCGAGTGGCGGTGCGCGGATGATGGAGGCGGCGGCCGAGGCGCTGCGCCCCTATGGCGAGCGCCGGCCGCTGTTGATCGGAGTCACAGTGTTGACCAGTACCGCACCGGAGGAGCTGGCGGCCACCGGCGTCACCCGCCCGCTGGAAGAGCATGTGCTTGCTCTGGCGGCGCTGGCGCAGCAGTGTGGCCTCGACGGTGTGGTGTGCTCCGCGCGCGAAGCGCAGGCGCTGCGCCAGCAGTGCGGCACGAATTTCGCTCTGGTGACGCCGGGAATTCGTCCGGCCGGTGCCGCTGCCGACGACCAGCGCCGTATCGTAACACCGGCACAGGCGCTGGAGTGGGGGGCAGATTACCTGGTAATCGGTCGCCCGATCACTGCAGCGGCGGATCCGCAGGCAGCGCTGGCAGAAATATTGCGGGAAACCCGGAACTGA
- a CDS encoding LapA family protein: protein MSFLRWLLRLFYGLLALLCIAIGIYFAVDNPDSIVPRFAGQALPAGSVGFWLIGFLLFGVLLGFVVSLLPFYAERRRAAGLERQLQRLERELHTVRRQVSGE, encoded by the coding sequence TTGTCATTCTTGCGCTGGCTGTTGCGTCTCTTCTATGGGCTGCTGGCCCTGCTGTGCATTGCCATCGGTATCTACTTTGCCGTGGACAATCCGGACTCTATTGTGCCGCGGTTCGCCGGCCAAGCGCTGCCGGCGGGCAGTGTCGGCTTCTGGTTGATCGGTTTCCTGTTGTTTGGTGTGTTGCTGGGCTTTGTTGTCAGCCTGTTGCCCTTTTACGCGGAGCGCCGCCGGGCTGCAGGGCTGGAGCGACAATTGCAGAGGCTGGAACGGGAACTGCACACGGTGCGCCGACAGGTCTCCGGAGAGTAA
- a CDS encoding NAD(P)-dependent oxidoreductase produces MARWVVIGGTGYIGEALCLRLLADGQQVLSVSRAPRSPSGCEHFSLSLSPGGDYSSLFQSGDRVIYAAGLASRAECTRHPVQAQWLNSDCPLELLRAADVAGAESFTYLSSVKALRPPRGVLANEDSGEPATDSYGRSKWLGERQLLGGRWSCRVNVIRPASVYGEAGGRAKSAGRAQRWRNLLGSLGRLSRFLPASGLRSFVHVGDLVEAICLLGQSAGCDRQVYIAAEPHFYDLASIASALSGAQVRGSRGLTRLLLTPLRPLRRLAAVRSLLELEQSELYSAARLRAALSWQAKTRYSRYLQEARG; encoded by the coding sequence ATGGCGCGTTGGGTGGTAATTGGCGGCACTGGATATATCGGCGAGGCACTCTGCCTGCGCCTTCTGGCGGACGGGCAGCAAGTGCTGTCGGTGTCCCGCGCTCCCCGGAGTCCGTCCGGGTGTGAACACTTCTCTCTATCACTTTCTCCCGGCGGGGACTATTCCTCGCTGTTCCAGTCCGGCGACCGCGTCATCTACGCTGCCGGTCTGGCCAGTCGCGCCGAGTGCACGCGCCATCCGGTGCAGGCTCAGTGGCTCAACAGCGATTGCCCGCTGGAGTTGCTGCGTGCCGCAGACGTGGCCGGCGCCGAGTCCTTTACCTACCTTTCCAGCGTGAAGGCGCTGCGCCCGCCGCGCGGCGTACTGGCGAACGAGGATTCCGGTGAGCCGGCAACGGACAGCTATGGTCGCAGCAAGTGGCTGGGAGAGCGTCAGCTGTTGGGCGGCCGTTGGTCTTGCCGGGTCAATGTCATACGCCCCGCGTCTGTGTACGGAGAAGCCGGCGGCCGGGCAAAATCAGCTGGCCGCGCGCAACGTTGGCGCAACTTGCTCGGTTCTCTCGGGCGCCTGTCCCGGTTCCTGCCGGCCAGCGGTCTGCGCAGTTTTGTCCACGTTGGCGATCTGGTCGAGGCAATTTGTCTGCTGGGGCAGTCGGCTGGCTGTGATCGTCAGGTCTATATTGCCGCGGAGCCGCATTTCTACGACCTGGCATCAATTGCCTCTGCGCTCAGTGGCGCGCAAGTACGCGGCAGTCGCGGCCTGACCCGCCTGCTGCTGACGCCACTGCGCCCCCTGCGCCGGCTGGCCGCAGTGCGCTCGCTGCTGGAGTTGGAGCAGAGTGAACTCTACAGTGCGGCGCGCCTGCGTGCGGCACTGTCTTGGCAGGCCAAGACTCGCTATAGCCGTTATCTGCAGGAGGCGCGCGGGTGA